The region ATGGAATGGACCGCGTCCAAAGCGGAATTACCTCCGCCAACTACGGCAACGACTTTATTGGCAAAAAGAGGACCATCGCAAATAGCGCAATATGTCACGCCTTTATTTTTATATTCTTTCTCGCCCTTAACGTTTAAAGTTTTCGGCCGTTTACCCGAAGCGATTATGATTGTTTTTGTTTCGATCGTTTTCCCGTTGGAAGTTTGGATCTGGAAGTTTGAAGTTGGAGGTTGGATGTTGGAAGTTCCTTTTTCTATCTTAAGGACGCTAACCCCTTCTTGCAGATCGAAAGAAAAAGTCTTGAGGTGCTCGCGGAATTTTAACGCAAGATCGGGTCCTGTTATAAATTGATACCCCGTATAGTTTTCGATATCGCCCGACCATGCCGCCTGTCCGCCGATATCTTCGGATATGACCGAGAAATTGAGTTTTTTCCGTGCGGCATAAACCGCGGCTGTTATTCCCGCGGGGCCGGCGCCGATGATCACAAGGTCTTTGATTTCATTTACCATTCTGAGAATATTCTAGATGAAATTTTATTGATTGCAAGCTAAATTAGTTGAGTATATAATTTATCCATGACAGACTACGATCAAGCGATCGAGATCGCGGACAAAGTTTATTGGATAGGATTTTATGATAAAGCGTCAAACCTCCATTGCAACCCGTACTTGATAATAGATAACGATGAGGCAATTATTATCGACCCGGGATCCGTCCCTCATTTCCCTATAGTCGCAAGAAAAACCGTCTCCCTGATCGAGCCTAAAAAAATATCGCATATCATAATAAGCCATACCGACCCGGATATCGCAGGAGCCCTCCCCGTTTTTGAGGACTTGATATCAAACACTGATACAAAAATAATCGCGACAACAAGCTCCGCCCACTGGATAACTTTTTACGGAACAAGATCACCTTTCTATTATATTAATACTAACGAATATAAAGTTAAATTCAGGAGCGGCCGGGAGCTCCTTTTTGTCGGAGCGAACTACCTCCATACTTTCGGCGTGTTCGCGACGTACGATACAAAGTCCAAGATATTATTTACAAGCGACATCTTCGGAGCATATTCTGACAAATGGGACCTGTATGCGACGGAAGAATACAAGAAAAAAATGGAGTCTTTCCACGCGCACCAAATGCCGTCTCGCGATATCTTAAGGCATGCCCTAGAGAAATTCGAAAAGCTCGACATCGAAATGATCGCCCCCCAGCACGGGTCTATAATCAAGAAAGAATACATCAAAGATTTCATCGGATTCTTAAAGAACGTCGAATGCGGCCTCGACCTATAAAATAATATTTTTATGGACAAAGAAGCTTCGGAATTAAAGCTCGAAATGTTCCAATTACAGCGGGATTTCAAAGTCAAAGAAAACCTGCTCACCGAACTTGTATCCAAAATTGAAAGCGACCGCCAAAAGATAGTCGATCTGGAAAAACTACGGGACGACCTCACAAACATGATAGTACATGACCTAAAAAATCCTTTAAGCGGGATAGTTTCCGCGAACGAACTGCTCTTGGACAAGAATATTGGTCCGCTAAACGACAACCAAAGGCTCTGCGTTGAAAATGCCCTTGCCGGGGCAAAGAAACTCATGAATCTTATTATGGATATCCTTGATGTCAAAAAAATGGAAGAAAACAGGCTCGAGATAAAAAAGGTCACATTTAAATTGAAAGAGATTAAGGATAGTTTG is a window of Candidatus Saganbacteria bacterium DNA encoding:
- a CDS encoding MBL fold metallo-hydrolase, which codes for MTDYDQAIEIADKVYWIGFYDKASNLHCNPYLIIDNDEAIIIDPGSVPHFPIVARKTVSLIEPKKISHIIISHTDPDIAGALPVFEDLISNTDTKIIATTSSAHWITFYGTRSPFYYINTNEYKVKFRSGRELLFVGANYLHTFGVFATYDTKSKILFTSDIFGAYSDKWDLYATEEYKKKMESFHAHQMPSRDILRHALEKFEKLDIEMIAPQHGSIIKKEYIKDFIGFLKNVECGLDL
- a CDS encoding FAD-dependent oxidoreductase translates to MVNEIKDLVIIGAGPAGITAAVYAARKKLNFSVISEDIGGQAAWSGDIENYTGYQFITGPDLALKFREHLKTFSFDLQEGVSVLKIEKGTSNIQPPTSNFQIQTSNGKTIETKTIIIASGKRPKTLNVKGEKEYKNKGVTYCAICDGPLFANKVVAVVGGGNSALDAVHSMLNIASKIYVVNIAGDLTGDAVLIEKAKASNKVEILNNAKIVEIFGDKFVNGVKIERSGKISDLSVQGVFVEVGLIPNTQFIGLVKKNDLGEIVIDSDTNTSVNGIFAAGDVTNGFDKQIIIAAGEGAKAALAVFRYLSRN